The following are encoded in a window of Haliotis asinina isolate JCU_RB_2024 chromosome 14, JCU_Hal_asi_v2, whole genome shotgun sequence genomic DNA:
- the LOC137261990 gene encoding uncharacterized protein has product MKAGVLLSFFAIATLPVPSVQILKGCSYAPVDVHVVFEASTLSTQFVGGINNYLDQVELFVLDAKTTNPDTRVSVTAFTDQGPSEYVSIDSPITQDQIRSIMSRVTTSARPGIVSDTLAFLLNKNIGSTSIGNPITLVLIFTNPLSSTSVVRDYVNRLSAVQDIDVRIFPVGILAYNSASTIPFVFNILGNNLGFSQFISDNSLQCNGSVSVRQSTLFVPIYTSTPPGATPPSATSPGASAPGAACSNWHGGETLLYPYPGRCDKYYQCSESGPHEKTCPFGYLYDSYRMVCDHPGLVLQSPVGGCDYCAPSSVTVHPFSDSCELYYECEEGESGPTLAPRCCPSNQGFLVNRGCQSSLSCSPRNYTDHGSCRSYYQCTGGELVSQCCPDGQRFDPDLGYCIVGQTECTEPCGGKQQACVHTADPESPCNFLTVDHDRTHKRRCPEKQAWDATVCSCSPSVPGAESCLKELQKCKLDFLADMNDGGRWGFSDLSGSWKYVGNVNVVFFGGYGIFQNSAYLTVFHYQNIDWPYPVWVRVTFQYFSSTSSRQVLVSNGCYNADPGQATLFMTVDPAARTLSAGIKTNITDYNLSVRWNFGTSSATWLVATMRYDGQSLDLNIRDRDVTSSSLSQSLQAEGEIKRSSCALRIGRGRSGEAMFTGNIDEVSIYATCQNPPAADV; this is encoded by the exons TGAAAGGCTGCAGCTACGCTCCTGTCGATGTCCACGTCGTGTTTGAGGCGTCGACTCTGTCAACGCAGTTCGTGGGAGGCATCAACAACTACCTTGACCAGGTGGAACTCTTCGTCCTGGACGCCAAGACCACCAACCCGGACACACGGGTCAGCGTGACGGCCTTCACTGACCAAGGCCCCAGTGAATATGTCTCCATTGACTCTCCCATCACCCAAGATCAAATACGGAGCATAATGTCCAGAGTGACCACTTCCGCCAGGCCAGGGATCGTGTCGGACACTCTAGCCTTCCTGCTCAACAAGAACATCGGATCGACCTCCATAGGCAACCCAATCACGCTGGTACTCATCTTCACCAATCCTCTCTCCTCCACGTCTGTCGTCAGGGACTACGTAAACAGACTGTCTGCAGTTCAGGACATCGACGTGAGAATATTTCCTGTGGGGATCCTCGCCTACAACTCCGCCTCTACAATTCCCTTCGTGTTCAACATTCTTGGAAATAACCTAGGATTCTCGCAGTTCATCTCCGACAACAGTCTGCAGTGCAATG GGTCCGTTTCAGTTCGTCAAAGCACATTGTTTGTCCCAATATATACCAGCACTCCCCCAGGTGCTACACCCCCTAGTGCCACGTCCCCTGGTGCCTCGGCCCCCGGTGCAGCATGTTCCAACTGGCACGGTGGGGAGACCCTACTCTATCCCTATCCCGGCCGTTGTGACAAGTACTACCAGTGCAGCGAGAGTGGACCTCACGAGAAGACTTGCCCTTTTGGGTATCTGTACGACTCCTACCGAATGGTGTGTGATCACCCCGGTCTCGTGTTGCAGTCGCCAGTCGGAGGGTGTG ATTACTGTGCTCCATCCAGCGTGACAGTCCATCCCTTCTCCGACTCCTGTGAGCTATACTATGAGTGTGAGGAGGGAGAGTCCGGCCCCACCCTTGCGCCCCGGTGTTGTCCTAGCAACCAGGGGTTCCTGGTCAACCGAGGATGTCAG TCGTCCCTGAGCTGTAGCCCCCGGAATTACACAGACCATGGGTCATGTCGGAGCTACTACCAGTGTACAGGGGGGGAACTCGTCTCCCAGTGTTGTCCCGACGGGCAGAGGTTTGACCCTGACCTTGGCTACTGCATTGTGGGACAGACAGAGTGTACAGAACCGTGTGGCGGGAAACAGCAGG CCTGTGTACACACGGCGGACCCCGAGTCTCCGTGTAACTTCCTCACTGTTGATCACGACCGTACCCACAAAAGACGGTGCCCAGAGAAACAGGCATGGGACGCCACTGTCTGTTCGTGTAGTCCTAGCGTGCCGGGGGCAGAGTCCTGTCTGAAGGAGCTACAAA AATGCAAGCTGGACTTCCTAGCTGACATGAATGACGGTGGTCGGTGGGGCTTCAGCGACCTGTCGGGGTCGTGGAAATACGTCGGCAATGTTAATGTGGTCTTCTTTGGTGGCTACGGCATCTTCCAGAACTCCGCCTACCTCACCGTCTTCCACTACCAGAACATCGACTGGCCCTACCCAGTGTGGGTGAGGGTGACATTCCAGTATTTCTCGTCTACCAGCTCCAGGCAGGTGCTCGTCAGTAACGGCTGCTACAACGCTGACCCCGGACAGGCCACGCTGTTCATGACGGTGGACCCAGCCGCTAGAACACTCAGTGCCGGCATCAAAACCAACATCACCGACTACAACCTGTCAGTTCGATGGAACTTTGGG ACAAGCAGCGCCACCTGGCTGGTAGCCACGATGCGATATGATGGACAGAGCCTCGATCTGAACATCAGGGACAGagatgtgacgtcatcaagcttAAGCCAAAGTCTTCAAGCGGAAGGTG AAATCAAGAGAAGCTCTTGTGCTTTGAGAATAGGCCGAGGAAGAAGTGGAGAGGCCATGTTTACGGGCAACATAGACGAG